In Cynocephalus volans isolate mCynVol1 chromosome 3, mCynVol1.pri, whole genome shotgun sequence, one DNA window encodes the following:
- the AAGAB gene encoding alpha- and gamma-adaptin-binding protein p34 isoform X1 — MAAGVPCALLTSCSSTFTADRLVQHILGTEDLIVEATSNDAVRFYPWTIDNKYYSADINLCVVPNKFLVTAEIAESVQAFVVYFDSTQKSGLDSVSSWLPLAEAWLPEVMILVCDRVSENGVNRQEAQEWCIKHGFELVELSPEELPEEDDDFPESTGVKRIVQALNANVWSNVVMKNDRNQGFSLLNSLAGTTHSIGSSETCHSEQPHLPAADRTESVSDHRGGASNTTDAQVDSIVDPVLDLDIQELASLTTGGGDLENFERLFSKLKEMKDKAATLPHEQRKLHAEKVAKAFWMAIGGDRDEIEGLSSDEEH; from the exons ATATCCTTGGAACAGAAGATCTTATAGTGGAAGCGACTTCAAATGATGCTGTGAGATTTTATCCCTGGACCATTGATAATAAATACTATTCAGCGGATATTAATCTATGTGTGGTGCCTAACAAATTTCTCGTCACTGCAGAGATTGCAGAGTCTGTCCAAGCATTTGTGGTTTACTTTGACAGCACACAA AAATCTGGTCTAGATAGTGTCTCCTCATGGCTTCCACTGGCAGAAGCATGGTTACCTGAGGTGATGATCTTGGTCTGTGATAGAGTGTCTGAAAATG GTGTAAACCGACAAGAAGCTCAGGAATGGTGCATCAAACATGGCTTTGAATTGGTAGAACTTAGTCCAGAGGAGTTGCCTGAGGAGGATG ATGACTTCCCAGAATCTACAGGAGTAAAGCGAATTGTACAAGCCTTGAATGCCAATGTCTGGTCCAATGTAGTGATGAAGAATG ATAGGAACCAAGGCTTTAGTCTGCTCAACTCATTGGCTGGAACAACCCATAGCATTGGGTCATCAGAGACCTGTCACTCAGAG CAGCCCCATTTGCCAGCAGCAGATAGGACTGAATCTGTCTCAGATCATCGGGGTGGTGCATCTAACACAACAGATGCCCAGGTTGATAGCATTGTGG ATCCCGTGTTAGATCTGGATATTCAAGAATTAGCCAGTCTCACTACTGGAGGAGGAGATCTGGAGAATTTTGAAAGACTATTTTCaaagttaaaagaaatgaaag ACAAGGCTGCGACGCTTCCTCACGAGCAAAGGAAGTTGCATGCAGAAAAG GTGGCCAAAGCATTCTGGATGGCAATTGGGGGAGACAGAGATGAAATTGAAGGTCTTTCATCTGATGAAGAACACTAA
- the AAGAB gene encoding alpha- and gamma-adaptin-binding protein p34 isoform X2: MAAGVPCALLTSCSSTFTADRLVQHILGTEDLIVEATSNDAVRFYPWTIDNKYYSADINLCVVPNKFLVTAEIAESVQAFVVYFDSTQKSGLDSVSSWLPLAEAWLPEVMILVCDRVSENGVNRQEAQEWCIKHGFELVELSPEELPEEDDDFPESTGVKRIVQALNANVWSNVVMKNDRNQGFSLLNSLAGTTHSIGSSETCHSEQPHLPAADRTESVSDHRGGASNTTDAQVDSIVDPVLDLDIQELASLTTGGGDLENFERLFSKLKEMKGGQSILDGNWGRQR, from the exons ATATCCTTGGAACAGAAGATCTTATAGTGGAAGCGACTTCAAATGATGCTGTGAGATTTTATCCCTGGACCATTGATAATAAATACTATTCAGCGGATATTAATCTATGTGTGGTGCCTAACAAATTTCTCGTCACTGCAGAGATTGCAGAGTCTGTCCAAGCATTTGTGGTTTACTTTGACAGCACACAA AAATCTGGTCTAGATAGTGTCTCCTCATGGCTTCCACTGGCAGAAGCATGGTTACCTGAGGTGATGATCTTGGTCTGTGATAGAGTGTCTGAAAATG GTGTAAACCGACAAGAAGCTCAGGAATGGTGCATCAAACATGGCTTTGAATTGGTAGAACTTAGTCCAGAGGAGTTGCCTGAGGAGGATG ATGACTTCCCAGAATCTACAGGAGTAAAGCGAATTGTACAAGCCTTGAATGCCAATGTCTGGTCCAATGTAGTGATGAAGAATG ATAGGAACCAAGGCTTTAGTCTGCTCAACTCATTGGCTGGAACAACCCATAGCATTGGGTCATCAGAGACCTGTCACTCAGAG CAGCCCCATTTGCCAGCAGCAGATAGGACTGAATCTGTCTCAGATCATCGGGGTGGTGCATCTAACACAACAGATGCCCAGGTTGATAGCATTGTGG ATCCCGTGTTAGATCTGGATATTCAAGAATTAGCCAGTCTCACTACTGGAGGAGGAGATCTGGAGAATTTTGAAAGACTATTTTCaaagttaaaagaaatgaaag GTGGCCAAAGCATTCTGGATGGCAATTGGGGGAGACAGAGATGA